The Pan paniscus chromosome 21, NHGRI_mPanPan1-v2.0_pri, whole genome shotgun sequence region aaagaaaatgtggcacatacacaccatggaatactatgcagccataaaaaagatgtgttcatgtcctttgcaggtacatggatgaagctggaaaccatcattctcagcaaactaacacaagaacagaaaacgaaacaccgcatgttctcattcataggtgggagttgaacaatgagaacacgtggacacagggaggggaacatcacacaccaaggaCTATCTGGGGATCTGGggccaggggagggatagcatttggagaaatacctaatgtagatgatgggttgatgggtgcagcaaaccaccatggcacgtgtatacctatgtaacaaacctgcatgttctgcacatgtaccccagaacttaagtaattaaaagaaaaaagaaaatcaagtgattttgcttttgaaaattcCTGCTAATGTTTTTCATGCAACATCTCTTTCGTGTGTGGCTCAGGGGTAGAACATTGCATCAGGATTTGCTCATGGGTCTCatgtctcttcctcctcccccagcaAATGACAGCTGCTCGGAAACTTATAAAGGAAGCGGTTGCTTTGTGGCTGATAGATCTGAAGGTGAAGAGCTTCTGGCCAAAATGATTCAGCAGCAAAACACTCCCCTCCCCAGCATCACGCAGGCAGCCCTCtagccccgcccctgcccctgTCCCACAGTGGTTTGCCGGGTGGGGTTCCATGCTGTGGCCCCGGCACCTGCCCCTGGGCTGGGACAGCCCACTGTTCTGTGCTGCCCGAGAAGGCTCAgtacaggcacaaaccactgcCCGGCACTGCCCCGTGCTGCCTGAGAAGGATTGGCACGAGCACAGACCACTGCCCCCACCTGCCCTGCGCCATCTACCCAAGAAGGCTCGGCACGGGCACCAACCACTGCCTCCAACTGCCCCATGCTGCCTGAGAAGGCACTGCACGGCCACCCCCAACTGCCCCGCACTGTCCCCACCCGGGCAGCCATGCGAGCGGCTGGAACTCTGCTGGCCTTCTGCTGCCTGGTCTTGAGCACCACTGGGGGCCCTTCCCCAGGTAAGTGGCGTTCTCCCCTGGCCGCTCCCCGGGGGTCTCTCCCTGAGATTGGCCACTTGTGCCTTGGGTCTTCCCCAGGGCACTTTCCTGGCTTGGAGCCCCCACAGGACCATGCAGTGGTGAGAGGTGCTGGGAGTGATGAGAGGGGCAAGGGGCTCCATCCGGCTGCAGCTACCTTTGGGGGTAGCAGCCTACAGGGATGAAGGGTTTGGGGGCTGCCCCAGAAGGCTAGGGGCAAGGGAAGCATCTTCTATTCTCTGGCTCTTCACAGAGGTCTGAGAAAGGTCTAAGCAAGGCAGGTCTCCCGCAGCCCCTCTGCGGGACGGAGGTGACAGGGCAGCCACATGCCTGTGGTTAGCCGCTTCTATCTGATGGCTTGTCATTCCTTCCTGCTGGCTGTTGTCCTGTGACTTGGCTCCAGGGACCCTAACGATCAGACTCTTTCACCCTTCCTGAAATCCACTCCCTGAGGGTCAGCACTCAGGGGGAgcggggagagggaggaaagagccACTGCCTGTGtactgggaaactgaggcacagccaGGCTAGGTGATTTGCCCAAGTCACGCAGCCAGGGACAACCTGCCCTCCCCCAAAGGGAACTGGGCCATGCCCTCCCTGGCACAGGAATCAGACCAGGATACTGACGGGGACTTGGGAGGCCCCCACCTCATTTAACCAACCAGGAAGCTGGCACCAGAGGGCTGAGGTGACCTGCTCAAGTCATATGACCCCCACCCAGCAGACAGGGACAGAAGAGGGCAGGAGCCTGGCCAAAGGGGCCCAGGTGGGGGCTGTGCAGCAGGACCACTGACAAGAGGATGGCTCCAGAGCACCCAAGGGGTTCTTGGAGGGTTCTCATCTCCTCCTGGTGAGTCAGGATACTGAGGACTCAGTGATGCTGGGGGACACTGTGTCGAGCTCCCAGGCCTGGCCTAGGGCGGATGCTGCGACTGAGCGGCCAAGGGGACAGggcaggctggaggaggggccgGGGGCAGCTTCTGCTCTCACTGATGGGAACATGCCACCACCACCAGCTCTGGGTAGCGCTCAGCGAACATGGAGCTGACCCATGGCCGGCAGAAGGCTGGGAACAGCATACCCGGCCCTGCCTCCCAGCTTGGGAGCCTTCTTCTTAGCTCACGTGAGGAGCCCTCCACCTGCTTCCCAGCCTCACAGGGGCCTCTCCTCCTGGCCCTGTCCTGATGCAGCGCcgcctgcctgctgccatcctgTGCCCTGCCCCTTCGTGTCTCCAAGGTCCAAGGGGGAAGCAGGGAAGAGAGGCAAGTTCACCCCAGAGAAGTGGCTCATTCTCACACCTCAGAAAAGGCTCTCCTGGAGGAGACATGGAGCCGGCTGTCCTAGCGTGtcctgggatctaattaaacctaCTGACTGCTGAGGGGTTTCAGAGCTCTGCTCATCTCACGGAGCAGGCTAGGGACTATAACAGGGTGGCGTGGGAGCCGATGTGCTGGGCAGCTGGCAACGTCATTTTCCTGGGCGGTGTTCCCGGCCCCTCACTGGTATGTAATGCTGCACCAAGCCTTTCCCTCCATTCTCAGCAGACCTGCTGTCAGCCACCAAGCCCCAGAGAGAAGCTTCAGAGCCCACGTTCACACACACAGAGCGGGCCCTCAGCCTCCGTCCTACCATCCATGAAATGGGAAGATAACTGCACCCCGTCTCCGGCCCTGGGGAGGCTGAACAGAGGTGGCTCGGGGAAGGCACAGGCATGGAGGCACACGGGGCATGGGATGCtctccaccagcctcagccccctGCTCTGTCTAGTGCAGGCCCTTCTGCCGCTGTGCTGGTGACAGCCCCCAGCACCCTGCCCAGGCGCTGTGATCATTTCTGGTGCTTCCAGCAAGGGCCTTCAGTCTTCGGCTATACAGGGAGGGTGCTGGGAGGCCCCCAGTCTAGCAGCAAAAAAGAGATGGGAACCTGGGCCCCAGACACAAGCATGcgtcctgcccccaccccacaactccTACAGCCCCTCCACTGCCTCCTCTGAGAATAAATTACAGAGACTTCCTCATGACTGAGGGGGGTAGGGGGCGGGGAAGCAACAGGGACCCCAAGGGTGGTGCCGTCTGAGCATCTGGCCTCTCTCCACACCCACGCACTGAACTGCACAGACCATAGCGCTGAGCCCCTCAGGGCACCTCTCCTCCCTGAGGCTTTCAGAACCTAGGAAATTGCCACACTGGCTTCCGCCACCCTTTTGAAAAGGGCTGTTTCTTTCTCAATCTGATGGGCATCTCTTCTGGGAAGCTCTGCCAGGTGCCATGTCATCCTCTGCCCCCTCCACTCTAGCTGCAACAGCCCATCTGCCTGGACAGGGGCCCTGGGGTCAGGGAGCCATTTCAGCTTCCCTCTGCAAGGTGATGTCAGTCCTTACTTCCCAGTAGCAGAAAGACCCCTTGCAGCCCGGGGACCTCCTGCCTCCTGGGGAGCACTGGGAGCTGCCGCAGGCTGAGCCACCCTCTACGTGGCAAGATTTGTTTTTCCCAATGGGGGCATTCATTTGCCCTGAGACCCCTGCTGTGGCCATGTGCATTTTGATATATTGATAATGATTACAGTATTGCACATCATTTATTGACAAGTGCTTCGTGTATGTTGCCTCATATATTCTCACTGTCGTcagcatcctcattttacaggtgaggacatggaggctcagagaggttaggcagCTTGCCTGAGATCATACAGCCAGTGAGaagcagagctggaattcaaacttcGGGTGTGTCCCAGTGGGTTAAGGTCGGGACTGATCTGGTAGAGCTCAGTGTCCTGTCTGTGCCAGGGGCATGAGTGTGCCCTCAAAAGATAGGCTCCGCCATTAGCCATCAGGCAGAGACCCAAGAGCACAGCGGGCGGGTGTGGCCCCAAGGACCCAGGCTCTCTGAATTTTGATGGTGTCACATGAGAGGGCTTGGGGTGAAGCGTCTCCAGGTGGGTGGAGTGAACACCAGCACCTCTAAGCTGGACTTGCACCCCCCCAACACCCCAGTGCTCAGGCACAGCCATGCAGACCTTATGCTCTGGGTGATGGGGGCCGATGGGGCCCCTCTCAAAGGGTCTTCCCACCCAGCTCAGTACTGGCCCATGGAAAGGGCACCCCCTCAGGTGACACAGGGAGGGACACCATCAGGGACCATCGGCGTCCAGCTCTCGGCACCCAGGTCCCCATCTCAGGGATGGTTTCACAAGCAGGGGCTTCCCAACCTCCCAGCCACACCTAGAACACTCCTGAAAGAGGGAGGCGGTGGGCAATGCCAGCCCCCGCTGTGCCCACCCATTTTCCTACTAAAGGCAGGTGGGAAGGGTCGGACTGGTGCCACCACAGCGATCCCTGCCCGTGTTTTCTCTCTTCTCAGATTGGCTTAGTGCCAGCTCTGCCACTAGGCCAATGCTCTGAGGACAGGAACGTACCCTGCCCAGGGCATGCCCAGCAGCTGTCAGAAGCTGCAGCTCCCTGCTGCCTTGGGCAGAAGCCCTGGCAACTCCCCTGGCCCGGCAGCTTCACATCTGCACCCCATTGCACACTGGTCCTCGGGCACCCAGATAGGTCTTTGCCCCATGCACACAGCCAGTCGATGCTCAGAAACACGGGGCTGCAGCAGAAAAGCAGGGTGATCGCAGGGTCACCAGACAAGGAGATGGAGGAaactcaaatccatctccccgaGGAGGCTGGGGCCCGGGTTTTTACGGGTTCTGGAAGGGGCAGCGTGATGTCACAgcacagggagaggaagaagctGTTATTTTCGTGATGATCCTGTTCCTCCGTGGGGGGTTTCCAAACTGGTTGCTGGAATTGGGATCTGAAAAGCATCTTGGGCCAGGCAGCAGCCTGATTCAAGCTTAATTATGAGTATCTTTCTGTCCAGAACCTGGCATGCAATTCTTGTCAACCTGCGGGGACAGTTTCATTTGccttcctgtgaccatgtgtCCTGGGGCCTGCTCAGCACCTGGTATCATCAGGCCCTGActgcccctgccccacctccagctTCTACGTCTGGAAGCTCCCTACCTGTCTCAGGCATGgcccacctcccctcccaccccgcATTAGAAGCAGTGGTGGGCTGGGGTCAGGCTGCCCCGGCAGGCTCCTGGTGCGAGCCTCGCACATGGCAGGTCCCCCATTCCCCTCGAGCAGGCCTGGCCTGCCCCAGGCATTGTTTCTATACAGACGGATTTTATGtgccttttgtttcttctcaCAAGCCTGATGGCCCGTGGGTTCTTTCCGTTGACGTCACCGcggccatcaccaccatcaccctcTGCACCCAGCAGCAGCCTCCAGCGGGGCCTCCCCACCTCTTCCCAGCACGTAGCTCCTTCCTCCCCTCGGCCAGTTCAGCCACCTTTCAGCtgctcccccatcccctgcccctcTGCTCACCCATTTTACCCTCAGGTTGGTGTCCTCTCCTGTGCCCCAGGCCTGCTCTGCCTCCCCACCACTGTGGGCAGGGCCTGTCTCAGAGTCCACCCTGCATCTCCCCTAGCACCTGCCAAACAGTCCTTCTTGAATGAGGAAAAAGTGAGAGTGGTGTTTCGAATTAGTCACACCTGGGTTTAGCCCCCCACCCTGCACTCCAAGCTCTTGGTCTCCTCGCCTGCAGAATGGGCATGCATGAGAAGAAACAGCATCGCGGGGCCCTCCAGACAGAGCAGGTAGAGGAGGAGAGCACCCATTCTCCCACTCCCCGCCTTCAGCTGCACGGAGCAAACCCAGAGCCCCCTCCCTGGGGGGTCCTCTTCACAGTTCCTTGACTCCAGCAGAGGCTCTCAAAGAGCTGCATTCGCTCACCACCTGCTGGACCGcttgttttctttcctgaagATGAGTGGCCTCTTTGGGGTGTTAATTCTTAATGATCAACATTTCCTTGTTAATTTCTCTAAACAAATCATCCTAAAAATAGGTttgacttttaaacatttttaaattaaaaattgagctTTTAATATCTGTTTAGACAACTGTAAGACAGTGAAAGGTTTATTGACTTGAAGCCTACATTTTAAGAAACAtgtagttaaataaaaatataccaatTTCAGTATTTTTCATAACCTTTTTGTAACCTTTTTGTAACTTTACCACAATCTTTTAGGAACTAACGTCATGAGCTTGGAAGGGAAATTTATTTGAAGTTCAGCATAAACTGAGtttcacttcatttttaaaattctgttaatCTCAAGCAaaactaaataattttatttttttaaaaagttaatactgGTTAGctttaagatattaaaaataattattttttgttatgctcctctgtatttttcaaatttctaccaaaaataggTAAGTTTATAGTCAGAAAAAGCCATAAAATGTagtttttacaaagaaaacaatGGACAGCCATATTAATGTAATGtgaggaaagaaagcaaaaaaaaacaaacaaacaaacaaaaacccgcTAATCTGACAGCAAAAATACACTGAACACATGCTACCTGTTCCACACAcgtgtctctttctctgctgttCAGATGACAGTGATGAGCTGAAACCAAGCTGGTTTCCAGAACAGTTTTTTGTTGTAACTAAAAGCCACATTCAACTTCCTGTCATCAACAAGCACAAGGACCAGAAGGAGCTGCCTTTGGCACTGGGGCCCCCTCCTTCCTGATGGTAACACTGCAGGTCCCAAGGGACCCCTCACTGCCAACACCAGTGTCAGAGTCACCTGAGAGCCTGGGGAAATGCAGGTTCCAGGACCTCCCCTAGATGGCCAAGCTCAGCCCCTGGTGCTCAGGAACAGAGCGGTTTCTGTTCCATCTTCAGAGGCctaaagtcttctttttttttttttttttgagacggagtctcgctctgtcgcccaggctggagagtgcagtggcgcgatcttggctcactgcaagctccgcctcccgggattcacgccattctcctgcctcagcctcccgagtagctgggactacaggtgcccgccaccatgtccagctaattttttgtatttttagtagagaccagggttcaccgtgtttgccaggatggcctcgatctcctgacctcgtgatctgcccgcctcggcctcccaaagtgctgggattacaggcgtgagctacctaaAGTCTTCTTAAGCAAAAGCTGCAGCGGTTTCAGGGGGGATGTGTGTGACACTAATTAGTGTGAAGGACAGTCTCAGAGCATGCCAGCACAGGACACAGCTATCCACCAGCCCACAGGACCAGCATGTGGCCAGCATTCTCTATGGGGTGGGGCACCAGCACTGCGCTGCTTTTTTGGGATGGAAGGCCAGGCTCCCTGGGCTGCTAAAGCACGAGGCAGGCACAGTCATCCAAAGCCCAGCCATGAAGCTCACCTTCTGGCCCGGAACCAACCACGGGACAGCCATTTGCCAGGTGGCCTCTCCCTTCACAATGGAGACTCTTTACCGGGATGGGGCGACAATCCCAAGGCCACAGAACTTCCAGTCCCATGCTTCTCTGCCCACTCCTGGCACTGCACCACCCAGCCTGGGGGTGCCACATGGTGACCAGAAACCTCGTCATCCTGTCTACCCTTGGTGGGGTCTGGTGTGCACCCACAGACATCCAGAACCCAGAAAAGGCCTCTTGCAGACCTCACACAGCAGTGGGAATGGCCTCCTCTGGGGCCCTCGCTCTGAGTTGACACTGACGTCCTGGCAAGGCCTCCCTGCTGTGCCCAGCTATGAAGCCTGTCCCCTCCCGTTCCCCAGTCACCCTGCCCCCAACACCCTGGGGCCCAGCTTTCCATCCAGTCCATAGCAGGCACAAAGACGCACGTCCTGCAGCCTCAGGCACAGATACTAGGGGACATGACTGTGGGGGAGGCCCCCGATGCTGCTTCCCCATCTTTTATCCAAATATAGCCCTCCTTGGTACAGGAAGGGCAGGCCTCCCCGACCCCAACGAAGCTTGGGGACACAGTGCACTGTCACTCATAGGAGTGAAAAGACTGTCCCCGGAAAGTCAGGAGGCAGCGCAGGGATACCACGTGCTGCAGGCTGCCAGTAGGGGTGCCCTCCCGGGGGCTGGGCCTGAGCTTGAGAGCCAGGCGGGCAGAAGGTCTTGAGACGAGGACGGCACCATCTCCTTCCGGTGGGAGGCACTACCTCCATCTACCGCCCAGAGGGCCAGGCTGGGGTTGACTTTCCCTACGTCCTAAGGTTACATCCTGTACTGAGGATCTCACCTGTGGGACATGTTCCGCTTTTAACACCTACGTTGGAAATAACCCTGGGTTCTGAAAGTGGGGGACAGGTTCATTGCATCCCCTGGCACCTGGTCCTCAGCTCTGAAAATGGAGCAATAAATGCACTGCAGGGGTGTCGGGGGGGACAGGTGAGGGGGCAGGTGAGGGGGCAGGTGAGGGGGGCAGGTGAGGGGAGCAGGTGAGAGGAGGCAGGTGAGGGAGAACAGGTGAGGGGGGCAGGTGAGGGGGCAGGTGAGGGGGCAGGTTGGGGGGCAGGTGAGGGAGAACAGGTGGGGGGGCAGGTGAGGGGGCAGGTAAGAGAGAACATGTGAGGGAGGACAGGTGGGTGGACAGGCGAGGGGGGCAGGTGAGGAGGGACAGGTGAAGGGGGAAGGTGACAGGGGGCAGGTGGGGGGACAGGTGAGGGGTGGGTAGGGTGGGGGCAGGTAAGCAGGGACAGGTGACAGGGGTAGGTGAGAGGGGGAGCAGGTGAGGGGTGGGTAGGGCCAGGAGACACATGCCAGCAGAGAACTGAGCATCACGGAGGCATGAGGCGTGACACCTGGACTGAAGGCCCCACTAACATCAGTGTTCTCGTCTGGCTCTTTGTCTCTTTCAGATACTTGTTCCCAGGACCTTAACTCAGGTGTGAAGCCAGGATTTCCTAAAACAATAAAGACCAACGACCCAGGAGTCCTCCAAGCAGCCAGATACAGTGTTGAAAAGTTCAACAACTGCACGAACGACATGTTCTTGTTCAAGGAGTCCCGCATCACAAGGGCCCTAGTTCAGGTAACGGTCTGGGTTCTGGTCACATGTCACGGACACCCCTAGGAAGCCGAGCTGCTACAACGCGACACCTAGGAGAGCAGGGCGGATCTAATGTGAAGTCCCTCCTGAGTGCAGAGCTCTGAGCAGAAAGCAGATGCACACGGGGTGGGAGTGGACAGCAGCAGCTGAGGCCAGCATCCCCCAGGGCCAAGCACAAAGATTACACAAAGCACACGGCTCCCGGGCGGTTACCAGGCCCCTGGCCCAGAGCCTACTAGGCATGGGGTAAGGAGGTGCCAGGGCCCTAATGGGGCTCCTGAGGCAGGCACCAAGGCTGATGGGGGAGAAAGCCGCTGTCCAGAGGAGCTGCCCCTGCTGGGACCAGGGTCCTCACCCAGCCTCACCGCTCACGTGCCCTGCAGCCCAGAGGTGTCCTTGCCACTTTCCCCCTGGAGTGCTCACTCACGTCCCAGAGTCCCAGAGCTCTGCCCAAGCCACTGCCCTTTCCCTGACTCATTCCTACTGCGCCCGCTCAGCACCCTCCCTCCTAGAGGACCCTCGTCTGTGTCCTGAGAACACCCACTCGCTAATGTGGGATGCAGGCTGTGGATGACACCCACCACCGTGTGCTGGTGCCTGTAAGGGACAGAAGCAGCCCTGTCCAAGGCAGTCTTCACAGTGTTCATGGTTATGCTGGGTCACAGGGAGGGGTGATTTTTATAATCTAATTATTTTTGACAATTGCAAACTTGTGAAGCGCAGCATGTTTTCATATGAGAAGTGTGCTACAGAAGGCAATGTGTTGTGTAGCCAGGGTCCTCGCTCCGCAGCCTGGCCTCGGGGACAGGGGATCTTCCCTGGGTGATGCAGGCCCTCCCTCCTTCTCCGGGTAGGCCAGTGGGATGCCCTGGGTCTGAGTCCTCAGGGTTCTCTGGGAAGGGACTTGGAGGTTGTCTCTCTCTAGCTTGGCGATACTGGGGACAACGTAATTCCCCTAAAGCTGAGACTAAAACCTGAGGAATTTTTCTTCAACTCCTCTAAGACCACAAATGAGAATGAACAAGGCGGCTGCCATATCCAAGTGGAGAAGGGCTGTCCAGAAACTCAAAACTACCGACCCCAGGAATGGAGAGGGGAAGCCCGCAGACCCCAGGCCGGACACAGAGGCCACAAGAAAAAGCCATCATGGGGCTGGAGTGAGGGCTGCAGGGCGGGCCCAGCAGGGCATGCAGGAGACCTAGTGTGACGTCCCTCCTGAGTGCAGAGCTCTGGCCAGAAAGGAGACATCTGTCTCAGGAAGGGGCATAAACCCAGcacggggcagggaggggagtgggaggggTCTGCAGGCTCTGCCGTAAGCCCGAAGCATTGCCCCAAGATGCTGGCCCACTTCCCTTCTCCTCGGTGGGCACCTGCACCACTGTCTTGAGGCCCCGCTTCCTAGTGGAGgagcctgccctccctcccttg contains the following coding sequences:
- the CST7 gene encoding cystatin-F, producing MLPEKALHGHPQLPRTVPTRAAMRAAGTLLAFCCLVLSTTGGPSPDTCSQDLNSGVKPGFPKTIKTNDPGVLQAARYSVEKFNNCTNDMFLFKESRITRALVQIVKGLKYMLEVEIGRTTCKKNQHPRLDDCDFQTNHTLKRTLSCYSEVWVVPWLQHFEVPVLRCH